CAGCTGGTGATGGTACTACAACTGCAACAGTTTTGGCTCAGGCTATCTACTCTATCGGAGTAAAAAACGTAGCTGCTGGTGCTAACCCAATGGATTTGAAACGCGGTATCGAAAAAGCCGTTGCTGCTGTTGTTAAAAATCTTGAAACACAGAAAAAAGATATTTCTACTTCAAAAGAAATCGCTCAGGTTGCTACTATTTCAGCTAACCATGACGAAGAAATCGGTAATATGATTGCCGAAGCGATGGAAAAAGTAGGTAAAGAAGGTGTTATTACTGTTGAAGAAGCGCGTGGTACTGAAACAGAAGTTAAAACTGTTGAAGGTATGCAGTTTGACCGTGGATACCTTTCTCCATATTTCGTTACAAACACTGAGAAAATGGAAGCTGATCTTGAGCGTCCATTTATCTTAATCTCTGAGAAGAAAGTTTCTTCAATGAAAGAACTTCTTCCGGTTCTTGAAGCAGTTGCTCAAACTGGCCGTCCTTTGCTTATTTTGGCAGAAGATGTAGATGGAGAAGCTTTGGCTACATTGGTAGTGAACAAAATCCGTGGTGCTTTGAAAGTAGCTGCTGTTAAAGCTCCTGGTTTTGGTGACCGTCGTAAAGCTATGCTTGAAGACATCGCGATTATCACTGGCGGTACTGTAATTTCAGAAGAACGTGGTTTCAAATTGGAAAGCGTTACTTTGGATTACCTTGGTACTTGCGAAAAAGCGATTATCGACAAGGACAACACAACTTTGGTTAATGGTTCAGGTAACTCTGAAGACATCCAGAGCCGTGTTAACCAAATCAAAGCGCAGATCGAAAACACAACTTCTGATTACGATCGTGAAAAACTTCAGGAACGTCTTGCTAAATTGTCAGGTGGTGTTGCCATCTTGTACATTGGTGCAGTGACAGAAGTTGAAATGAAAGAGAAAA
The nucleotide sequence above comes from Dyadobacter subterraneus. Encoded proteins:
- the groL gene encoding chaperonin GroEL (60 kDa chaperone family; promotes refolding of misfolded polypeptides especially under stressful conditions; forms two stacked rings of heptamers to form a barrel-shaped 14mer; ends can be capped by GroES; misfolded proteins enter the barrel where they are refolded when GroES binds) — translated: MAKKIFFDIEARDKIKKGVDTLADAVKVTLGPRGRNVVIDKKFGSPSITKDGVSVAKEIDLKDPFENMGAQLVKEVASKTADSAGDGTTTATVLAQAIYSIGVKNVAAGANPMDLKRGIEKAVAAVVKNLETQKKDISTSKEIAQVATISANHDEEIGNMIAEAMEKVGKEGVITVEEARGTETEVKTVEGMQFDRGYLSPYFVTNTEKMEADLERPFILISEKKVSSMKELLPVLEAVAQTGRPLLILAEDVDGEALATLVVNKIRGALKVAAVKAPGFGDRRKAMLEDIAIITGGTVISEERGFKLESVTLDYLGTCEKAIIDKDNTTLVNGSGNSEDIQSRVNQIKAQIENTTSDYDREKLQERLAKLSGGVAILYIGAVTEVEMKEKKDRVDDALHATRAAVEEGIVAGGGVAYIRATSALEGLVGNNDDENTGINIIRIALEAPLRTIVSNSGQEPSVVVAKVKEGAGAYGYNAKDNVYTDLLEAGIIDPKKVSRLALENAASIAGLLLTTECVIADDPEEAAAPMGGGHGGGMGGMM